AGGACGTTGTTTATTACGGTCATGCCGTCGGCGTGCGTGCGTTCGGGCTGGCGGCGGTCGCCTACGCGGCGGGGGCTCTGGCGCGATGGGTTTCTCGCCCGACGATGGTCGTGACGCTCGCGGCTGTTTTCATCGGCTGTACGGCGTTTTCGCTGTTCGAGTTCGGCGTTTATCGGTTTTGGTTGAGAACCTCGGACGTTCCGGCGGGGTGGTGGGTCGTCCGGCACGGGGTGCCGAGCGCCTTGTTCAACGCGGTTTTCGCTCTTGCCGTCTATCTTCCATTCAGACGTTTCCTGGAACGCAGCCGAACCGCGCGGGAGGAAGAAGGGCGCGGTTGAGGTCGTCCCTTGCGCAGGGGCGTGGACTGAAACGATCGAACCGGCAAGGCGGCGACTTGCTAACGTCGGGAGGAGGGGCGGGTCATGGCGGCGGCCGGGCATCGCGTGACGATCAAGGGCGTTCGAGACGGGCTTGTCTTCATTCTGAACGATTCTTGTGATTTTACAGAGCTCGTCGAGGAACTGCGGCTGAAGTTGGAAAAAACGCATCAGACGCTGCTTTCCGGTCCACCGGTTGCCGTTCATGTCCGGTTCGGCCGGCGAGCAGTGACCGACGCTGAGAAGGAAGAAGTGCTGTCCGTCATCCGCCGGCAGGGCAATCTGATCGTCAAGTCGGTCGATTGCCTCCGCACGCAGGAGGCCGAACGCGACCGGATCGTCCTCTTGCGAGGGGTCGTGCGGTCCGGGCAAGTCGTCCGGCGGGAAGGCAGCGTGCTGTTCGTGGGCGATGTCAATCCCGGAGGCATGTTGGTCGCAACGGGCGACATCTATGTGTTGGGGGCGCTGCGCGGCACTGCACATGCGGGCGCCGACGGCGACGAGCAGGCGATCATCGCGGCGTCGTACATGCGGCCGACGCAGCTGAGAATCGCCGAAGTCGTCAGCCGGCCTGCGGACGAATGGGGTGTCGAAGACGCTTATATGGAATTCGCATATCTTCGCGACGGACGTATGGAGATCGATAAGCTGATTCGGTTGCCTCGCGTCCGGCCGGGCGGCCCGGCACCTTTATGATTTTAAGGAAGGAGAATCGGAGGCATGGGGGAAGCGATAGTCGTCACGTCCGGCAAGGGCGGAGTCGGCAAAACGACGACTTCCGCCAATTTGGGCACGGCGCTCGCGCTGTTCGGAAAAAAAGTGTGCCTGGTCGACACCGATATCGGGTTGCGCAACCTCGACGTCGTCATGGGGCTGGAAAACCGGATCGTGTTCGATCTCGTCGACGTCGTTGAGGAACGATGCCGGCCGGAACAGGCGCTTGTTCGCGACAAACGGTTCGACGAACTGTATTTGCTTCCCGCGGCGCAAACGAGGGACAAGCACGCCGTGACGCCGGACCAGGTGAAACGACTCGTTGACGGGCTAAAGGAACGTTTCGACTACGTCATCATCGATTGCCCCGCAGGCATTGAGCAAGGATTCCGCAACGCCGTTGCCGGCGCGGACCGAGCGATTGTCGTCACGACGCCGGAAAATGCAGCGGTTCGCGATGCCGACCGCGTGATAGGTCTTTTAGAAAAGGAAAAAATCGACCCTCCCAAACTGATCGTCAACCGCGTCCGACCGAAGTTGATCAAAAGCGGCGACATGCTGGATATTGACGAGGTTTGTCAGATTTTGGCGATCGATTTGCTCGGCGTCGTGCCCGACGACGAAGCGGTGATCAAGGCGGCCCAAAGCGGCGAACCGACGGTGATGAATCCGAATTCGAAGGCGTCGGTCGAATTCCGCAATATCGCCCGGCGCATTCTCGGCGATCCCGTTCCGCTCATGCCGCTTGAAGAAAAACCGACCGTATGGGGGAAACTTAGGAAATTTTTCGGAATGGGATGATGTC
This DNA window, taken from Candidatus Reconcilbacillus cellulovorans, encodes the following:
- a CDS encoding septum site-determining protein MinD, which encodes MGEAIVVTSGKGGVGKTTTSANLGTALALFGKKVCLVDTDIGLRNLDVVMGLENRIVFDLVDVVEERCRPEQALVRDKRFDELYLLPAAQTRDKHAVTPDQVKRLVDGLKERFDYVIIDCPAGIEQGFRNAVAGADRAIVVTTPENAAVRDADRVIGLLEKEKIDPPKLIVNRVRPKLIKSGDMLDIDEVCQILAIDLLGVVPDDEAVIKAAQSGEPTVMNPNSKASVEFRNIARRILGDPVPLMPLEEKPTVWGKLRKFFGMG
- a CDS encoding septum site-determining protein MinC, which encodes MAAAGHRVTIKGVRDGLVFILNDSCDFTELVEELRLKLEKTHQTLLSGPPVAVHVRFGRRAVTDAEKEEVLSVIRRQGNLIVKSVDCLRTQEAERDRIVLLRGVVRSGQVVRREGSVLFVGDVNPGGMLVATGDIYVLGALRGTAHAGADGDEQAIIAASYMRPTQLRIAEVVSRPADEWGVEDAYMEFAYLRDGRMEIDKLIRLPRVRPGGPAPL
- a CDS encoding rod shape-determining protein MreD; its protein translation is MSGRAALLVAAAFLSEGTLTAWLLPEAWADRAWVVPAPLLVVLVYVAIYVHRYEAMAWGFAAGLLQDVVYYGHAVGVRAFGLAAVAYAAGALARWVSRPTMVVTLAAVFIGCTAFSLFEFGVYRFWLRTSDVPAGWWVVRHGVPSALFNAVFALAVYLPFRRFLERSRTAREEEGRG